A single region of the Lates calcarifer isolate ASB-BC8 linkage group LG3, TLL_Latcal_v3, whole genome shotgun sequence genome encodes:
- the LOC108900292 gene encoding replication protein A 32 kDa subunit, translated as MWNQGHSQSTGGITSHNAVMSKKATLQMLPCTVSQLLSASQVSNNDFEICDWKLNQVSVVGIIRGYSPFVTNIQYSVDDMTGPPLNVKQWVNAEDCALMTFASPGTYVKVTGTLHSFSGQRSLLALNIRCIKDLNEITSHMLEVVQAHMQICSRCVFDVNMNTTLASLSRSCSGGQPEDPLPNCLSTIQDQVLHAIRKSSDCDNGISFHDLKTQLDYLSMRDIRSSLAVLLNEGHIFSTIDEHHFKSA; from the exons ATGTGGAACCAAG GTCACAGTCAGTCCACTGGTGGGATCACTAGCCACAACGCAGTGATGTCAaag AAAGCAACTCTGCAGATGTTGCCCTGCACAGTGTCTCAGCTTCTGTCAGCTTCTCAAGTCAGCAACAATGACTTTGAAATCTGTGACTGGAAACTCAACCAG GTGTCTGTTGTTGGCATCATCAGAGGATATTCTCCCTTTGTGACCAACATCCAGTACTCTGTGGACGACATGACTGGTCCACCTTTAAATGTGAAGCAGTGGGTTAATGCAGAG GACTGTGCACTTATGACCTTTGCTTCTCCTGGAACGTATGTGAAGGTTACAGGAACTCTACACAGTTTCAGT ggtcaaaggtcattgcTGGCACTGAATATCCGTTGCATCAAGGACCTGAATGAGATCACATCCCACATGTTGGAGGTAGTACAAGCTCATATGCA GATATGCTCAAGGTGT GTGTTCGATGTGAACATGAATACTACTCTGGCCTCACTGTCTAGAAGCTGCAGTGGTGGACAACCTGAAGACCCTTTACCAAATTGTTTGTCCACCATCCAGGATCAG GTGTTGCATGCAATCAGGAAGTCCTCAGACTGTGATAATGGGATCAGTTTCCATGACCTGAAGACACAGCTGGACTACCTCAGTATGAGAGACATCAG ATCTTCTTTGGCTGTCCTTTTAAATGAAGGCCATATCTTCTCTACTATCGATGAGCATCATTTTAAGTCAGCATAA